A window of the Fodinibius sp. Rm-B-1B1-1 genome harbors these coding sequences:
- a CDS encoding alpha/beta hydrolase yields MDKESARQQLIEAIGVPVEQREIQAGDIKTAYLAAGDGPPLVLLHGSGIGGVVWYQSIGALSTHFRVIAPDVVGYGESDKPPATYDKAFYARWLRNFFDAIELNQGYLAGNSCGGAISLQFAMNNPKRVKKLALINSGALGKQMATGAKFRSLLLNCYPTLTAARWAIHYLVHEKSNISDALTQYAVEVLQKPGGRRPFWDGKGKVFDPFTDDQLKSVSHKTLILWGKEDQFIPTQYGRLTKKIMPNAQLKAIRRAGHFPFLDRPFVFNKHLIEFFKPTGESRYNA; encoded by the coding sequence ATGGATAAAGAGTCTGCAAGACAACAATTAATCGAAGCCATAGGAGTGCCGGTAGAGCAACGAGAAATCCAAGCCGGTGATATCAAAACGGCTTACCTGGCGGCCGGTGATGGCCCTCCGCTGGTTCTGTTGCATGGCTCGGGCATAGGAGGTGTGGTATGGTATCAGTCTATTGGGGCTCTTTCCACTCACTTTCGGGTTATTGCTCCTGATGTGGTTGGATATGGTGAATCGGATAAGCCACCGGCAACCTATGACAAAGCTTTTTATGCCCGTTGGCTGCGTAATTTTTTTGATGCGATTGAGCTTAATCAGGGCTACCTGGCTGGTAATTCGTGTGGAGGGGCAATTTCGCTGCAGTTTGCGATGAATAATCCCAAGAGGGTTAAAAAGCTGGCCTTGATCAATTCCGGTGCTCTTGGTAAGCAGATGGCAACCGGAGCCAAATTTCGATCTTTGTTACTTAACTGTTATCCCACACTAACCGCTGCCCGCTGGGCAATACACTATCTGGTTCACGAAAAATCAAATATTTCTGACGCCCTGACCCAGTATGCGGTTGAGGTACTTCAGAAGCCCGGCGGTAGGCGTCCCTTTTGGGATGGAAAGGGAAAAGTATTTGACCCTTTTACGGATGATCAGCTTAAAAGCGTAAGTCATAAGACACTCATTTTGTGGGGCAAAGAAGATCAGTTTATTCCTACACAATACGGTCGGTTAACCAAGAAGATCATGCCAAATGCCCAACTCAAGGCTATTCGTCGTGCCGGACATTTTCCATTCCTTGATCGCCCATTCGTTTTTAACAAACACCTGATAGAGTTTTTTAAACCCACTGGTGAATCCCGGTACAATGCATAA
- a CDS encoding SgcJ/EcaC family oxidoreductase has product MNTSKFYSVMGVILIVTILAGFVACKDNGTSVENTPTNESEKEAVGKVLGVMAEGFAKRDAEMASSIYSSEAQWLNAFGDWREGKEAIRKKLTKLFSSSEFNSGEMVGEPTGKIRILKPNVAVAWTYQEIKGQKYPNGDEVLLRKNHSLLLLLKKDGEWIVEAQIFMDENYNPNK; this is encoded by the coding sequence ATGAATACATCTAAATTTTATTCTGTAATGGGAGTGATTTTAATCGTAACAATACTGGCAGGTTTTGTTGCCTGCAAAGATAATGGCACTTCGGTTGAAAATACGCCGACGAATGAAAGCGAAAAAGAGGCCGTTGGAAAGGTATTAGGTGTCATGGCAGAGGGATTTGCCAAACGCGATGCCGAGATGGCTTCCAGTATATATTCCTCTGAAGCACAGTGGCTCAATGCCTTTGGAGATTGGAGAGAAGGAAAGGAAGCAATCCGGAAGAAACTGACAAAATTATTTTCCTCTTCCGAGTTTAACAGTGGAGAGATGGTTGGAGAACCCACCGGGAAGATTCGTATTCTAAAACCGAATGTAGCAGTTGCCTGGACCTATCAGGAGATAAAAGGGCAGAAATACCCTAACGGCGATGAAGTTCTACTTCGTAAGAATCACTCGCTCTTACTTCTTCTTAAAAAAGACGGGGAATGGATAGTCGAAGCGCAAATTTTTATGGACGAGAACTACAACCCCAATAAGTAG
- a CDS encoding nuclear transport factor 2 family protein produces MNLLRAITMFSSNQSLVFIISLILLVGTFLGCEQKNRTAADPPEADAIQLEKRMWKAMSNKNISWIKKHMAEEFQSVHSDGARNRSAELQLIKGLNLGDYTLSNFKTTQSNNQIVVTYSISVIETIDGERTNTEPAPRLSVWSWQPDDEVWQWTAHANLKPMSEN; encoded by the coding sequence ATGAATCTACTCAGAGCGATAACTATGTTTTCTTCAAATCAATCACTCGTTTTTATAATCAGTTTAATATTGCTTGTAGGTACTTTTCTTGGTTGCGAACAAAAAAATAGAACAGCTGCTGACCCCCCCGAGGCTGACGCGATCCAGTTAGAAAAACGTATGTGGAAAGCTATGTCGAATAAGAATATTAGCTGGATAAAAAAACATATGGCTGAGGAATTCCAATCGGTGCATTCCGATGGGGCACGCAATCGATCAGCAGAACTCCAGTTAATCAAAGGGCTTAATCTCGGTGATTACACATTAAGCAACTTCAAGACAACCCAGAGTAATAATCAAATTGTGGTCACCTATTCGATTTCTGTGATAGAGACGATCGACGGAGAGCGCACGAATACCGAACCAGCGCCGCGACTTAGCGTTTGGAGCTGGCAACCCGACGATGAGGTTTGGCAATGGACGGCCCACGCCAACCTGAAGCCGATGTCTGAGAATTAG
- a CDS encoding cupin domain-containing protein: protein MNNSANYVLEGEDRLDNPLSILGKLPIDRKVTTEDSKGGMFVFEHKDMGKGGPPRHIHQKQDEWLYVLKGEFVVEIGDERLTLTEGDSVLAPRKVPHAWAHITEEPGSLLIIAQPAGTIEDFFSKISGRDVTQEEFAKISAKHDVELVGDPII, encoded by the coding sequence ATGAATAATTCTGCTAATTACGTATTGGAGGGAGAAGATCGCTTAGATAACCCGCTTTCCATCTTGGGGAAACTACCCATTGATCGAAAAGTTACTACCGAGGATTCAAAAGGTGGAATGTTTGTTTTTGAACATAAAGACATGGGTAAGGGAGGGCCACCCCGGCATATACATCAGAAGCAGGATGAGTGGCTGTATGTTCTGAAAGGTGAATTTGTTGTTGAAATCGGGGATGAGCGGCTGACCCTGACCGAAGGCGATTCGGTGCTGGCCCCGCGGAAGGTGCCTCACGCCTGGGCTCATATTACTGAAGAGCCGGGCAGTCTCCTGATTATCGCTCAACCTGCAGGTACCATTGAAGACTTCTTTAGCAAAATAAGTGGTCGTGATGTAACGCAAGAGGAATTTGCAAAAATCAGTGCCAAACACGACGTAGAGCTAGTCGGGGATCCGATAATTTGA